In the genome of Pseudomonadota bacterium, one region contains:
- a CDS encoding glycoside hydrolase family 16 protein, which yields MRGRHFKAIVRVAMALLTLTLAIPQTHAAECDGQAGYFSEDFRSTRSFAENWKTYFTLREVSGGTRLMPQLVDFRPAGEGMVRFKTWASFSSQIGTQCDNFHFGRYRFVAKVTDTTTLPLKQGVVFGLFLFRDRRPQDPNNEIDIEFTTRLKQELTTDSVNFFTHTATGMTAPRRGAAPLAQSDCEFGERCTFEFDWTQRKIDFYVNGNSVRTIYGENVVPQQPGEVRIMLWSGNKDFGGNHPWRPVSYDLYEFTYEPYNLRRGRR from the coding sequence ATGCGAGGGAGACACTTCAAAGCCATAGTGCGCGTGGCTATGGCCCTTTTGACCTTAACGCTGGCGATACCCCAGACCCACGCCGCCGAATGCGACGGGCAGGCAGGCTACTTCAGTGAAGACTTCCGGTCCACCCGGTCCTTTGCGGAAAACTGGAAGACCTATTTCACCCTTCGGGAAGTCTCCGGCGGAACACGGCTCATGCCCCAGTTAGTCGATTTTCGGCCCGCAGGTGAAGGCATGGTGCGGTTTAAGACCTGGGCAAGTTTCAGCTCCCAAATCGGCACTCAATGCGACAATTTCCACTTCGGCCGCTATCGCTTTGTGGCGAAGGTGACCGACACGACCACGCTGCCCCTCAAGCAGGGTGTAGTGTTCGGCTTGTTTCTGTTCCGGGACCGGCGCCCGCAAGACCCGAACAACGAGATCGACATCGAATTCACCACCCGGCTGAAACAAGAGCTCACCACTGACTCGGTCAACTTCTTCACCCACACCGCAACGGGGATGACCGCGCCCCGACGGGGCGCCGCGCCACTGGCGCAATCCGATTGCGAATTCGGCGAGCGGTGCACCTTTGAGTTCGACTGGACACAACGGAAGATCGACTTTTACGTCAACGGCAACAGCGTTCGAACCATCTACGGCGAAAACGTCGTGCCCCAGCAACCCGGGGAGGTTCGGATTATGCTGTGGTCAGGGAACAAAGACTTCGGCGGCAACCACCCTTGGCGACCCGTGTCTTACGACTTGTATGAGTTCACTTACGAACCCTACAACTTGAGACGCGGCCGACGCTAG